In Syntrophotaleaceae bacterium, a genomic segment contains:
- a CDS encoding sigma-54 dependent transcriptional regulator produces the protein MLTRKLLVLQLDADSLAPLSGVIEEGWEIVQARGIDQARELKSANEDCVVGILAINRFSDDLLEDIEKIFSACRNMEWIALLPADCMSRFLLCKFVAHNFYDYHTLPPDLPRLLVTLGRAYGKGRLKDKLRNNPPSGFDYQMIGNSPVMRELFSDLAKIRHAESPVLIRGESGTGKELAARAIHRHSARHKGPFIAVNCGALPIHLIQSELFGHEKGAFTGANQRKIGHFEAAGGGTILLDEIGDLPLNLQVNLLRFLQEKTIERIGSTRSIPLDVRVIAATHVNLEKAVKEGTFREDLYYRLNVLHLKMPPLREREGDIELLAITFFEKFSREQISKAKGFSKQAMLTMRTHDWQGNVRELINRVQRAVIMTENTLITPADLGLEKRTATRSRISLDDARDKAEMETIQRCLKMNGNNVSQTARHLGVSRVTLYRLMNKFNIV, from the coding sequence ATGTTGACCCGAAAGCTGCTTGTCCTGCAACTCGATGCGGACTCGCTTGCCCCGTTGTCAGGAGTTATTGAAGAGGGCTGGGAAATCGTTCAGGCAAGGGGTATCGATCAGGCAAGAGAATTGAAATCCGCCAACGAGGATTGCGTAGTAGGCATTCTGGCCATCAACCGTTTCAGTGATGATCTACTGGAAGATATTGAAAAGATTTTTTCGGCATGCCGAAACATGGAATGGATTGCCCTCCTGCCCGCCGATTGCATGTCCCGGTTTCTGTTGTGCAAATTTGTCGCTCATAATTTCTACGATTATCATACCCTTCCACCGGATCTGCCCCGTCTGCTGGTCACCCTCGGACGCGCTTACGGCAAGGGCAGATTGAAGGACAAGCTTCGAAACAACCCTCCATCCGGCTTCGATTACCAGATGATCGGCAACAGCCCGGTCATGCGTGAGCTTTTTTCCGATCTTGCAAAAATCCGGCACGCAGAAAGCCCTGTTCTGATCCGAGGGGAAAGCGGTACGGGCAAGGAATTGGCGGCGAGGGCGATACATCGTCATTCCGCACGTCACAAGGGCCCCTTCATCGCCGTGAATTGCGGCGCCCTGCCTATCCATCTCATCCAATCCGAACTATTCGGGCATGAAAAAGGCGCTTTCACCGGCGCCAATCAACGCAAGATCGGGCATTTTGAGGCGGCCGGCGGCGGCACAATCCTTCTCGACGAAATCGGCGATCTGCCGCTCAATCTGCAAGTGAACCTGTTGCGCTTTCTTCAGGAGAAAACCATCGAAAGGATCGGTTCGACCCGGAGCATTCCCTTGGATGTCCGCGTTATTGCCGCTACCCATGTGAATCTTGAAAAGGCTGTGAAAGAGGGGACCTTTCGCGAGGACCTCTATTACCGTCTGAATGTGCTGCACCTGAAAATGCCCCCCCTTCGGGAACGCGAGGGGGATATCGAATTACTGGCCATTACCTTTTTCGAGAAGTTTTCCCGCGAGCAGATCTCCAAAGCCAAAGGTTTCAGCAAACAGGCCATGCTGACCATGCGAACCCACGACTGGCAGGGTAATGTGAGGGAGTTGATCAACAGGGTACAACGGGCGGTCATAATGACCGAAAACACCCTTATCACCCCTGCCGACCTTGGGCTGGAGAAGAGGACTGCCACAAGAAGCAGGATTTCTTTGGACGACGCGCGGGACAAAGCCGAAATGGAAACCATCCAGCGCTGTCTGAAAATGAACGGAAACAACGTGTCCCAAACTGCGCGGCATCTCGGAGTGTCGCGAGTCACTCTTTATCGCCTGATGAACAAATTCAATATCGTATGA